The Candidatus Krumholzibacteriia bacterium genome window below encodes:
- a CDS encoding arsenate reductase ArsC, with translation MIPVRKTRILFVCIGNMCRSPMAEGFARTLGGDVLEIYSAGTNPTGFVSEDAIEIMRELKIDISAQRSGGLDAVPVADMDIVVSMAPLPARRMVPRGFGGVAIDWKVQDPVGKSLTVFRRVRDDIHVRVTDLVDQVRRGELANRRTP, from the coding sequence ATGATCCCAGTTCGCAAGACCCGCATCCTCTTTGTCTGCATCGGCAACATGTGCCGATCGCCCATGGCGGAGGGCTTCGCCCGCACGCTGGGCGGAGACGTGCTCGAGATTTACAGCGCCGGCACCAATCCAACCGGTTTCGTGAGCGAAGACGCCATCGAGATCATGCGCGAACTGAAGATCGACATTTCCGCGCAGCGCTCGGGGGGGCTGGACGCGGTGCCGGTGGCGGACATGGACATCGTTGTCTCCATGGCGCCGCTGCCCGCGCGCAGGATGGTGCCGCGGGGGTTCGGCGGGGTGGCGATCGACTGGAAGGTGCAGGACCCGGTGGGGAAGTCGCTCACCGTGTTCCGTCGCGTCCGCGACGACATCCATGTGCGCGTGACGGACCTGGTTGACCAGGTGCGGCGCGGCGAACTTGCCAACCGGCGCACGCCCTGA